The Trichoderma asperellum chromosome 6, complete sequence region CGTCGTGAGCTATGTAAGAGCAGAGGCCTCAATCTGAGCTGCAGTACATACTATATGTAAATGAGGACAGGGTATCTTGAAATCTTGAAATGTTTAAAaacaaagaataaaaagaataaaatcgTGGTAATAAGaatgagaagaaacaaataGCCAGCGCTTCGTccagtagtatttttatcCATCCCAAAACGCCTCTCGTTTAAatagaagaaggagaaaaaaaaagattaccCCGTCGTatcgtcctcatccaccGCGATCGTCcgatgagaagaaaatgCGATAGTGTGATGATGTCAATTTTTGTGGTGTGTGTCGGATCAAGCAGAGAATTTAATGTCTTTGTTGGAGGCAGCGATTGAGCATCTCCCAGCCCTCATCGGGCAGATCGACAACAGAGTCGTTGAGTGTGTCAAGAATGAACGGATTTGCTGCAAAGTTTCGAATGTTAGTTACTGAATTTTGACCACTAGGAACAACTGTGATAACTTACGCattagagagagagcaatATCGCCAGCTGCAACAGCCAAATCCATTCTCGCTGAAGTATAGCATCCATATCGATCTTGTAGCTCCAACATGGTCTTCCACAGCTCTTTGGTTGCGTCGGGGCTCATCCCGCCGCAGCTGCGAATAGAGCTTGTGCTTCCCTGGCGGCTCCGCTCATACCCGGAGGAAGAAGGGCGGCTCTCTGACATGTTCATGTCTTGGGCTGAAATTGCTGTAGCGGAAATAGCAGCAGATGAAGtagagatgatggaagagtTGCTGGCGGTTGTGGCAGTAGCTGTGGTGATTGTGGTGGCAGCGGTTGTGGTGGTGTTCACCGGGATGATGGAGTTTAGCTGGCCGATTTCAAGGTCGTCGCTGAAGGTGGACCACTGAGAGCtgattgatgaagacgaagagcttcggcgcattGTATGCTTGAAAGATGCGCGGTGTGTGTGGCGGATCGGCAGGCTTATTTGCAGAATCCGGCGTGTGATGGCTTTTGGATCGGTGTTCAAGTTGCCCAGTTACGCGGTAGCAacaccagcaacagcaagagtgtagagaagagagaagaagaagaagtgccAACTCTGAGAATTCGGATCAAGGCAGATTATTATAGTCTAGCATCAGACCACTTAGACGGGTTGAATGGATCACGCAGAGCAGAGTAGCAGCGACGACAGGACCAGGCGGGAGGTGGTGAGGGGCCGGACCCTCGACTTATACGCATCCGCAGCAGCGTTCGCCCTGCCAAAAAGGGACGAAGCACAAGAGCTCAGCATGATCCGCCCTGGCTTGCCTGACGTCGATCCAGAATGGCTGTCTCAGTTCACCACCGCGGTGGGGCCCGATGTCGATGCCGGAACACTGCGCGCAGCTGGGCTGGCTTGAAGCTTGAATACGTGGCTGGCCACAGCCATGCCAACCTCAGATTGGCAACGCGGGCATCGACTAAGACCTTGTAGCCACAGAGTAGCCGCATGTACCCTCCGTTAATTGGCTTGCAGCAAAGCTGCCTTCGTATTGGGCATTCTTGTACGCGCTGGACATGGCTACGAATGAGGAAAAAATTCTAAAAAAAGGAGTCATCGCCAACAAAGAGATTCTGGCAGGAAAAGTTTGCAAACTGGAGCCCAtggcttcagctgctgcgtGTGAATTCCACCACACTTGACTACTTGCGTCTTTCACGTTCCTGTGCCCCTTGACTAGCATCGCAAGCCATTTCAAGGCACAGCACACAAAACTCAACTGCTGCCCGTTTTATTCTACAGATGCCCTATTCCGGGATCCCTGGCCCGCCTTGTTTCGTAGGGCTCGCTTCGCATTGCATGCCTCGCCCAGAGAGGCAACGAGGCAGAGACTAATACGAGACAGTggccaaagagaagaggaaaagaacaaaagaatgGCAAAGAAAAATTCTGCAGAGGCGGCACAGGCACGAGCAAAAAACGCCAATTGGCTCGGTGTCCAGGGATTTAATTTACACAAGTGAAGAATGCGTGACTAAAAATGGATGCTCCGTCGAGTCACCAGCGCCCAACGCCAGACCAAGCAAGGGTTTCGACTCATTCGAGAGCTTGCAAGCGCCAGATGTGACCCCCAAGTGCCGACGCCGTTTCAGACCGGACGGCATTTGCTGGGCAAGGATGATGCATAGTAAAAGTCGTATTAGAGTACAGGTACAGTAGCATCGAAGATACAAGAGACGACACGACGGCTCAAAAAAGCGGTCGCCGAATGGGGCCACCacaccatcatcgccagcacTCAGAAGAGAAGCTCGATCTGTCGACATTGGTGCAAGGATGAGGTGAGGGCCCGTGGCTAGGACGACGTGACCCGGGCTGATTCCCGTGGATCCTTGAAGCATCGCGGGAATAGTTGACGTCTTTGCGTAGCTTTCACGATAAGTTCTCCCACCATGAAAAGTTTTTCACGAGTCCCtttcaaagagagagagagcgtgtGTGACTCGGTCGTGATAAGACGAGGAATATTCCATAGCCCTAGCGGGAGGCAAGGCAATCATACGACCTCGATGAGCGCCAAACATGCCTCCCTGCTTTGCCGCATCAACCGGCCACAAGTCAGATCCGACGCGGTGAAGCCGTCGTAGGCTCGATTTGAGAAACGCACGAGAAATAACCGAGGAGAAACGCTCCTCCTTGTGCCGCCACATGATCATCTTCGTTGTAGATACCGACAGGCAGCCGTACTCACAATGCAGGTATTTGTCTCATAACGCGACGGGCTCATGCATACTTTGCGCATCTTGCAT contains the following coding sequences:
- a CDS encoding uncharacterized protein (EggNog:ENOG41), yielding MRRSSSSSSISSQWSTFSDDLEIGQLNSIIPVNTTTTAATTITTATATTASNSSIISTSSAAISATAISAQDMNMSESRPSSSGYERSRQGSTSSIRSCGGMSPDATKELWKTMLELQDRYGCYTSARMDLAVAAGDIALSLMPNPFILDTLNDSVVDLPDEGWEMLNRCLQQRH